A region of the Massilia sp. erpn genome:
TGCCGAACCTGCGTTGTCGGCGGGTTCGGGAACTTCCTAATCCCGAAAAGCAAGTCGTTGTGAAATCGAAAGCGCCTGTGCCAACAAAGAAACCCGAAACCAAAGCGGCTGCAAAGCCTGCCAAAGTGACCGCGAAAGCCGCCAAGGCGGCCGACAAACCGGAAACCCGCGTCAGCAACGCGCCGCCGGCGGTGAGTCAGACCACGGATGCCGCCGCGCTGGCGGCCATCGATACATCCGGCTATGTGCTGCCGTCGGTCAAGGTGCCGGGCCGCCGTGGCCGCAAGCCGAAAGAATTCCAGCCGGAGAACGACGAAGTGGCCGCGCTCAACGCCGTCGAGCGCGCCGAGCTGAAAGCCGTCGACAAGGCCAAGGCCAAGGACCGCAAGGCCAAGGAAAAAGCGCTGCTCAAAGACGCCTTCTCGTCCGACACGGAAGCGAGCGAGGAAGAACTGGAGCGCCGCCGCCAGAAACTCAAGACCCTGATCAAGTTCGGCAAGGAACGCGGCTTCCTGACCTATGCCGAGATCAATGACCACCTGCCCGACAATATCGTCGATCCGGAAGCGATCGAAGGCATTATCGGCACCTTCAACGACATGGGCATCGCCGTCTACGAGCACGCGCCGGACGCCGAAACCCTGCTCCTGTCGGACAATGTGGCCACCGTCACCAGCGATGACGAAGCCGAAGCCGCTGCCGAAGCGGCGCTGTCGACCGTCGACTCCGACTTCGGCCGCACCACCGATCCGGTGCGCATGTATATGCGCGAGATGGGTTCGGTCGAGCTGCTCACGCGCGAAGGCGAGATCGAGATCGCCAAGCGCATCGAAGACGGCTTGAAAGACATGATCCAGGCCATCTCGGCCTGCCCGGTGACGATCGCCGAGATCATCGCCACCTCCGACCGCATCCGCGTCGACGAGATCAAGATCGACGAGATCGTCGACGGTCTGGTCAATGACAATGAAGAGGCCGCGGCCCAGGCCGCGCCGCCGTCCGAGGAAGAGGAAGAGGACGCCGACGAGGAAGAAGAGGAAGAAGAGGAAGAGGAAGAGGCCAGCCCATCGGGTGCGGCGGCCGGCTACTCGGCCGAACAGCTGGAAGCCATGAAGGTGACCGCGCTGGAAAAATTCGACCAGATCGCCCTGCAATTCGACAAGATGCGCAAGGCCTTCGAGAAGGATGGCTACAACTCCAAAGCCTATGTGAAGGCGCAGGAATCGATTTCGCTGGAGCTGCTGGGCATCCGTTTCACGGCCAAGGTGGTCGAGAAGCTGTGCGACACCCTGCGCGGCCAGGTCGACGAAGTGCGCCATATCGAGAAGCAGATTCTCGACGTGGCCGTGAACCGCTGCGGCATGCCGCGCGCCCACTTCATCAAGGTCTTCCCCGGCAATGAAACCAATCTGGACTGGGTGGACGGCGAAGTGGCGGCCAACCACGCCTACAGCGCCATCCTGGGCCGGAATATCCCGACCATCAAGGAACTGCAGCAGCGCCTGATCGACCTGCAGGCGCGTGTGGTATTGCCGCTGCCCGACCTGCGCAATATCAACCGCCAGATGGCGGCCGGCGAAATGAAGGCGCGCAAGGCCAAGCGCGAAATGACCGAGGCCAACTTGCGTCTGGTGATCTCGATCGCCAAGAAGTACACCAACCGCGGCCTGCAATTCCTCGACCTGATCCAGGAGGGCAACATCGGCCTGATGAAGGCGGTCGACAAGTTCGAATACCGCCGCGGCTACAAGTTCTCGACTTATGCGACGTGGTGGATTCGCCAGGCCATCACGCGCTCGATCGCCGACCAGGCGCGCACCATCCGCATTCCGGTGCACATGATCGAGACCATCAACAAGATGAACCGCATCTCGCGTCAGATCCTGCAGGAAACCGGGGCGGAACCCGATCCGGCCACCCTGGCGATCAAGATGGAAATGCCGGAAGATAAAATCCGCAAGATCATGAAGATCGCCAAGGAGCCGATCTCGATGGAAACGCCGATCGGCGACGACGACGATTCCCATCTGGGCGACTTCATCGAGGACAACAACACCCTGGCGCCGTCCGACGCGGCCCTGCACGCCTCCATGCGCGGCGTGGTCAAGGATGTGCTGGACTCGCTCACCCCGCGCGAAGCGAAGGTGCTGCGTATGCGCTTCGGCATTGAAATGTCGACCGACCATACGCTGGAAGAGGTCGGCAAGCAATTCGACGTCACGCGCGAACGCATCCGCCAGATCGAAGCCAAAGCGCTGCGCAAGCTGCGCCACCCCTCGCGTTCCGACAAGCTGAAAAGCTTCCTGGAAGGTAACTAAAAACTTGACTGGAGCCGGTGCAGGCCCTATCCTCGCGTGTTCGCCATTGCAAGCTCGGCGAGCGCGTCAGAGGGCAGGCTGTACCGGCCCCAGCGCATCCGCATCACCTTTGGGCCTCTAGCTCACGCTTGGTTAGAGCAGCGGACTCATAATCCGTTGGTACCCGGTTCGACTCCGGGGAGGCCTACCAGAATTTTTATGCAGTGAAATTAAGCCCTGACGAGAAATCGTCGGGGCTTTTTTTCGCCGGCATGCCAGGCCGCGATTTGGAAAACGCTAGCTGCCGCACAGCTTCTTTGTCCGAATAATTCCTATTCTTTTCAGGGCGCTTGGCTGGGCACGGCAGGCGAAGCCTCATTGCCGATCGCCCGCACTTCGGGTCGGACGGGAAGGTCGGCCGGTAGTTTGAGATCCCAGGCCAAGCCAGCCCATTGTAGGCACTGCAGGGTCCACCATCCGGGATCCCATTCGTCATCAGCCAGCCCAAGGCGTGCCGATCCCGGATAGGCATGGTGGTTGTTGTGCCAGCATTCCCCCATGGTCATGAGCGAGGTCAGGTGGATGTTGCGGCCTTGCACCGCCGCGCCCGCGACTTCATAGTGCGTGCTGCCATGGTTATGGGCGAAGTAGCCGATCAACCAATGCCCGAGTACGCCGGCTGTCACGCGCGCACAAACGCCCCAGAACACGAATCCCCAACCGCCCCACCAATAGAGCAGCAGCGCGGGCGGCACTTGTTGCAGCATCCATGTACGTTCAAGGAAGCGGTAGAAGCGGTCGTCGGCAACGCGGGATTCAAGTTCGATATGGGGCGGCGCGACCAGGTGTAGCTCGCAATGTAGTTGCCACCAGGCGTCGGTCCACACGCCGCGGCCGTGGCGAAGGTAGTCGTGGCACGCCGGCAGGCGTTGCGCATAGTCGCGCAGTTCGTGCTGGCGCAACAGTCCAAGCGGACCGGCCAGTCCGACTTGCACACCGAGATAGACCAGCAGGTATTCCAGCCACTGAGGGCACTGATAACTATTGTGGATCAGTTTGCGGTGGCTTCCGAGCGAGTGCCCCAGAAGCAAGACAGCCCCGGTCGCGCCGACGAATATGCCGAATGCGCCGGCGCTAAACTGGGTCGCACCGCCGATGACCGCAGCGCATGCCATCGTCATGAACCAGAGGGATTTGATCGGCGCATACCTGACCTCGCCGTCAACCACGCTGTTATTGTCTGTGCAGCGCGCACGGTGTCCCAGTAGGCTCGCAGCCCGGTCGGTCATGGTCACTCCCGGCAAATTTCTATTAAGTGCTACGTTTTTTGAGTGCGCGCGACTCGCGCTTCAGTGGCCTGGCCACGGGGCAGATTTCGAAGGCATAGCCGGTCAAGGTATTGACCAGGCTATCGTGATTGAGCTGGTAGTAGACAAATTGCCCCTCTCGTTCGCGCGTGACGAGGCCGGCGTTTTCAAGGATTGATAGATGACGCGAGATTGCCGGTGCGCTCATGGAAAAGCGCTGGGTGAGATCGGTGGTAGAGAGCCTTGCTTCCGACAGATACGCGAGGATTTGCCTGCGTGGGGTGGAGGCGAGGGCTTCAAAGACGAGGTCGAGGAGCATTCCTATTAACCTATTAACGAATTTGTTAATAGGTTAATCCTCGTTTTTGCGAGTGTCAACAGCTGGGTTGATGGTCCGATGCCTCTTCAGGGCTGCCGCCACCTTATTTACAGATTCCACTGCATTGCGCGCATGGCAAAGTCCTGCATCGCGGACAAGCTCATGCGTTCTACTGGTCCGGCGGCGGCCATCGCGGCCACAACGCGGCCATCCTTTCGTAGAGGGAAGGCCAGGCAGTTGAGGTTGACCTCGGACTCTGCCAGGTCCAGCGCATAGCCTTGCTCGGCGATTTCCTGCAATTTGCGTTCGAGTTCCGGCGAAATCTGGGCGGAGCGGCGCAAGGCCCGCACCAGGGAGCAATCGTGGGCCAAAAATATCTGACCCAAGGCCGAGGTGGTCAATTTCCAGCGACGTATTCCAGGATGTGCTGCAGGCGTCCCATCGCCGTTGATGGCGTCAATGCAGAGGAAGTTGCGGGTTCCGCCTGGAACGGCCAGATAGCAAGTCTCCCTGGTGAGTCCGGCCAGGGCCAATAATGACGGCGCAAAGTGCGTGCGCAGTTGCTGATCGGCGTTGGCCAGCGGCAGCACCAGTTTGTGCAGCCTGAGTCCCAAGGCATAGCCATTGTCGGTGCGCATGACATAGCCCAGCGCGGCCAAGGTGTTGAGCAGGCCGTGCAAGGTGCTCTTATGCAGGGCGAGTTTTTGGGCAAGGTCGATCAAGCGCATTTCCCCGCCGGCTCCAGCCATCGCTTCCAGCACCTTCATGGCCCGTTCTACAGACTGGATGCTGCGGTTTTCGTTAACCATATTCCTCCTGGTTTTTCTGCCCGCTCAGTGCGGGAGTTGGTTTGTCAATGTCAAACTTTTGCACTACGCAACATCGTGCGACGCGAAAGTGGTATTGTTTCATAAGGGAAAATTTATTGCGTTATGGAAATTTTATCGAGAAAGGCTAGGAGCTGGCTGTGCTATTTCATGCTGAAAATTGTGATTTTCTAATATGATTATTTGCCACTTCTTAATTGAAAGTAATGAATATATCGAGTTTTAAAATTGGATCGCGTCTTGCTTTTGGTTTCGGGCTGATCCTGTCTTTGGTACTGGTCTTGATCGTAGTAGTTTTATTACGTTTCGCGGAGATTGGGCGAACCACCCACACGCTCATCAATGAGGATTGGGTCAAAGCCGACACGACCAATGTGATTACCGCGTCCATGCGCACCAATGCGCGCCGTACGATGGAGCTGATTATCGTGGCCGACCATCAGCAGCTGGACCAGGTGTTCGCCAACATCGCGGACAACAAGAGGGCCATCGACGCCAGCATCAAAACGCTGGATAAACTTGTGCGCGCCGAAAAAGGTAAGCGGCTGCTGGCGGAATTCAAGGAAAAACGCCAGCGCTATGTGGCCTCGTTTACCCAGGCCGGGCAATTGGTGAAGGACGGCAAGCGGGACGAGGCCGCGCAGCTGGTGATGACGGAAACCATGCCGGCTTTGGATGCCGCGCTGGCGCCTATCTCGGCCTTGTCCGCGTTCCAAAAGGAGATTGCCGACGAAGCGGGCGCAAAGACCGAGGCCGATATTGCGTTTTCCGACCGCTTGCTGATCGGCATGGGCTTGGCTGTCGTCCTGATTGGTGCCGGTTTCGCGTATGGGATCACGCGCTCCATCACTGTTCCCCTGAGCCGGGCCGTTCAAATCGCGGAAGTCGTCGCGGCGGGCAATCTGAGCAGCCACATCGAAGTGACGGGCCGTGATGAAACGGCGCAGTTGCTGCAGGCGCTGAGAAATATGAACGAGAGCCTGGTCCGGATCGTCAGCGATGTGCGCAGTGGAACCGACACGATTGCCACGGCATCGGGCCAGATCGCCGCCGGCAATCTCGACCTGTCCTCGCGCACCGAGCAGCAAGCCAGCTCGCTCGAAGAAACGGCCTCGTCGATGGAGGAGCTGACTTCGACGGTCTGGCAGAACGCGGACAATGCCAAGCAGGCCAGCCAATTGGCTGTGTCGGCCTCGCTGGCGGCGGGCAAGGGCGGCGCGGTCGTCTCCCAGGTGGTGGCCACGATGGACAGCATCAATGCCTCGTCAAGGCAGATCGTCGACATCATCGGGGTGATCGACAGCATCGCCTTCCAAACCAATATTCTGGCCTTGAATGCGGCGGTGGAAGCGGCGCGTGCCGGCGAACAGGGACGCGGCTTTGCGGTGGTCGCATCCGAAGTCCGAAATCTGGCGCAACGTTCGGCAGCCGCAGCCAAGGAAATCAAGGAACTGATTGACGATTCGGTTGGCAGGGTCGAAAGCGGCAGCAGGCTGGTGGGCGAAGCCGGCGCCACCATGCAGGAGATTGTGCAGAGC
Encoded here:
- the rpoD gene encoding RNA polymerase sigma factor RpoD, coding for MPTKKPETKAAAKPAKVTAKAAKAADKPETRVSNAPPAVSQTTDAAALAAIDTSGYVLPSVKVPGRRGRKPKEFQPENDEVAALNAVERAELKAVDKAKAKDRKAKEKALLKDAFSSDTEASEEELERRRQKLKTLIKFGKERGFLTYAEINDHLPDNIVDPEAIEGIIGTFNDMGIAVYEHAPDAETLLLSDNVATVTSDDEAEAAAEAALSTVDSDFGRTTDPVRMYMREMGSVELLTREGEIEIAKRIEDGLKDMIQAISACPVTIAEIIATSDRIRVDEIKIDEIVDGLVNDNEEAAAQAAPPSEEEEEDADEEEEEEEEEEEASPSGAAAGYSAEQLEAMKVTALEKFDQIALQFDKMRKAFEKDGYNSKAYVKAQESISLELLGIRFTAKVVEKLCDTLRGQVDEVRHIEKQILDVAVNRCGMPRAHFIKVFPGNETNLDWVDGEVAANHAYSAILGRNIPTIKELQQRLIDLQARVVLPLPDLRNINRQMAAGEMKARKAKREMTEANLRLVISIAKKYTNRGLQFLDLIQEGNIGLMKAVDKFEYRRGYKFSTYATWWIRQAITRSIADQARTIRIPVHMIETINKMNRISRQILQETGAEPDPATLAIKMEMPEDKIRKIMKIAKEPISMETPIGDDDDSHLGDFIEDNNTLAPSDAALHASMRGVVKDVLDSLTPREAKVLRMRFGIEMSTDHTLEEVGKQFDVTRERIRQIEAKALRKLRHPSRSDKLKSFLEGN
- a CDS encoding acyl-CoA desaturase, which codes for MTDRAASLLGHRARCTDNNSVVDGEVRYAPIKSLWFMTMACAAVIGGATQFSAGAFGIFVGATGAVLLLGHSLGSHRKLIHNSYQCPQWLEYLLVYLGVQVGLAGPLGLLRQHELRDYAQRLPACHDYLRHGRGVWTDAWWQLHCELHLVAPPHIELESRVADDRFYRFLERTWMLQQVPPALLLYWWGGWGFVFWGVCARVTAGVLGHWLIGYFAHNHGSTHYEVAGAAVQGRNIHLTSLMTMGECWHNNHHAYPGSARLGLADDEWDPGWWTLQCLQWAGLAWDLKLPADLPVRPEVRAIGNEASPAVPSQAP
- a CDS encoding metalloregulator ArsR/SmtB family transcription factor; translation: MLLDLVFEALASTPRRQILAYLSEARLSTTDLTQRFSMSAPAISRHLSILENAGLVTREREGQFVYYQLNHDSLVNTLTGYAFEICPVARPLKRESRALKKRST
- a CDS encoding IclR family transcriptional regulator, giving the protein MVNENRSIQSVERAMKVLEAMAGAGGEMRLIDLAQKLALHKSTLHGLLNTLAALGYVMRTDNGYALGLRLHKLVLPLANADQQLRTHFAPSLLALAGLTRETCYLAVPGGTRNFLCIDAINGDGTPAAHPGIRRWKLTTSALGQIFLAHDCSLVRALRRSAQISPELERKLQEIAEQGYALDLAESEVNLNCLAFPLRKDGRVVAAMAAAGPVERMSLSAMQDFAMRAMQWNL
- a CDS encoding methyl-accepting chemotaxis protein encodes the protein MNISSFKIGSRLAFGFGLILSLVLVLIVVVLLRFAEIGRTTHTLINEDWVKADTTNVITASMRTNARRTMELIIVADHQQLDQVFANIADNKRAIDASIKTLDKLVRAEKGKRLLAEFKEKRQRYVASFTQAGQLVKDGKRDEAAQLVMTETMPALDAALAPISALSAFQKEIADEAGAKTEADIAFSDRLLIGMGLAVVLIGAGFAYGITRSITVPLSRAVQIAEVVAAGNLSSHIEVTGRDETAQLLQALRNMNESLVRIVSDVRSGTDTIATASGQIAAGNLDLSSRTEQQASSLEETASSMEELTSTVWQNADNAKQASQLAVSASLAAGKGGAVVSQVVATMDSINASSRQIVDIIGVIDSIAFQTNILALNAAVEAARAGEQGRGFAVVASEVRNLAQRSAAAAKEIKELIDDSVGRVESGSRLVGEAGATMQEIVQSIQRVTDIMSDITAASTEQAQGIEQINRAVTEMDSVTQQNAALVEEASAAAQAMQDQASNLSKMVSVFKLSARSPAPARPAISRQPKARQFSIAR